One segment of Peromyscus leucopus breed LL Stock chromosome 5, UCI_PerLeu_2.1, whole genome shotgun sequence DNA contains the following:
- the Mlycd gene encoding malonyl-CoA decarboxylase, mitochondrial has protein sequence MRGLGPTLRARRLLPPRYPPRPPGPRVPRLCSGLTAGAMDELLRRAVPPTPAYELREKTPAPAEGQCADFVSFYGSLAETAQRAELLGRLAQGFGVDHGQVAEQSAGVLQLRQQSREAAVLLQAEDRLRYALVPRYRGLFHHISKLDGGVRFLVQLRADLLEAQALKLVEGPHVREMNGVLKSMLSEWFSSGFLSLERVTWHSPCEVLQKISECEAVHPVKNWMDMKQRVGPYRRCYFFSHCSTPEEPLIVLHVALTSDISSNIQSIVKECPPSETEERSRIQAAIFYSISLTQQGLQGVELGTFLIKRVVKELQKEFPHLGAFSSLSPIPGFTKWLLGLMTVQGKENGRNELFTDSECKEISEVTGDPVHESLKGFLSSGEWVESEKLVQALQGPLMRLCAWYLYGEKHRGYALNPVANFHLQNGAVMWRINWMADSSLKGLTSSCGLMVNYRYYLEETGTNSVSYLGSKNIKASEQVLSLVAQFQNNSKL, from the exons ATGAGAGGCCTCGGGCCAACCCTGAGGGCTCGGCGCCTGCTGCCACCCCGGTACCCGCCGCGGCCGCCGGGGCCTCGGGTGCCTCGGCTGTGCAGCGGGCTCACGGCCGGCGCCATGGACGAGCTGCTGCGGCGAGCCGTGCCACCCACACCGGCCTACGAGCTGCGCGAGAAGACGCCGGCGCCCGCCGAGGGCCAGTGCGCCGATTTCGTGAGCTTCTACGGCTCCTTGGCCGAGACGGCCCAGCGCGCCGAGCTGCTCGGCCGCCTAGCGCAGGGCTTCGGCGTGGACCACGGCCAGGTGGCCGAGCAGAGCGCCGGAGTGCTGCAGCTGCGCCAGCAGTCGCGCGAGGCGGCCGTGCTGCTGCAGGCCGAGGACCGGCTACGTTATGCGCTCGTGCCGCGCTACCGCGGCCTCTTCCACCATATCAGCAAGCTGGACGGCGGCGTGCGCTTCCTGGTGCAGCTGCGGGCCGATCTGCTGGAGGCGCAGGCCCTCAAGCTGGTGGAGGGGCCGCACGTCCGG GAAATGAATGGAGTACTAAAAAGCATGCTGAGTGAGTggttctcctctggcttcctgagCCTGGAGCGGGTCACCTGGCACTCACCCTGTGAGGTGCTTCAGAAGATCAGTGA GTGTGAGGCTGTGCATCCTGTGAAGAACTGGATGGACATGAAGCAGCGTGTGGGGCCGTACCGCAGGTGTTATTTCTTCTCTCATTGCTCCACCCCTGAGGAGCCCCTGATTGTCCTGCACGTGGCTCTGACCAGCGACATTTCCAGCAACATCCAG AGCATCGTGAAGGAGTGCCCTCCCTCTGAAAccgaggagaggagcaggatccAGGCGGCCATCTTCTACTCCATCAGCCTGACCCAGCAGGGCCTGCAGGGGGTGGAGCTCGGGACCTTCCTCATAAAGCGAGTGGTCAAGGAACTGCAG AAGGAGTTTCCTCACCTGGGAGCCTTCTCAAGTCTATCACCTATACCTGGATTCACCAAGTGGCTTCTGGGCCTCATGACTGTGCAGGGAAAGGAGAATGGGAGGAACGAGCTATTCACAGACTCAGAGTGCAAAGAAATCTCAGAGGTCACAGGCGACCCAGTTCACGAAAGCCTCAAGGGCTTCCTGAGCAGTGGTGAGTGGGTGGAATCGGAGAAGCTGGTGCAGGCCCTGCAGGGGCCACTGATGAggctgtgtgcctggtacctgtatGGTGAGAAGCACCGAGGTTATGCCCTCAACCCTGTGGCCAACTTCCATCTGCAGAATGGGGCTGTGATGTGGCGTATCAACTGGATGGCTGACAGCAGCCTGAAAGGCCTCACCAGTTCCTGTGGCCTCATGGTCAACTACCGCTACTACCTGGAGGAGACAGGCACCAACAGCGTCAGCTACCTGGGCTCCAAGAACATCAAAGCCTCTGAGCAGGTCCTCAGCCTGGTGGCCCAGTTCCAGAATAACAGCAAGCTCTAG